From the genome of Anoplopoma fimbria isolate UVic2021 breed Golden Eagle Sablefish chromosome 1, Afim_UVic_2022, whole genome shotgun sequence, one region includes:
- the LOC129088912 gene encoding oocyte zinc finger protein XlCOF6-like: MERTQTFACQTELIMAAAVEAAVCELHREAADGPQRRVQLTAVLHVMTREAVRKICRVFRELYMSLATENEALKAKVGHLESELRSKVEKTKTVYKIKPSGGPALSLDINQPAANPAALAMAILNSAKSRRRANSNPQVPLVIISQPLPGPITGQMSPTPPVLPEKPDQTTAHAPADLQTEVVLEINQISTDPDESPGEVTSLPVDNYQPTNEFTGVPVTVREDTPTPEEDQAVVVETEIKMETVEGTLVDSQTALSEEEQRELERKRRRELYKEKRFFCELCNKGFHQKHQLRKHVSCHLKPFPCSSCDKGFYKAKSLQKHLLSHQLREAQESDPDKLLRCDQCDRKFRLLRQLRVHQASHRLEKMPLQCHVCDRTFTSAGALRYHEVSHAQVKPFMCDVCGKGFTRKKSLREHQTVHTGARPYACPACGKSFSTASNLRVHKRSHSEERPYKCCECDKAFKCKMGLLQHRVVHSGEKPFICQTCGLSFGLKYNFQRHMRLHNGEKPFRCDKCGEGFTGTWALKTHMLVHGVEKPFMCDLCGKTFFYNCQLQKHQQLVHNNKDRQRGALAGRRRPTGAKPFSCKICLKSFSSNTTLRTHEKSHAENKEFTCDTCGKSFHLRHLYLYHMRQHSGDRPYVCSVCQKGFLLMSQLKQHELLHTGVKPHKCEECGKEFRTPQNYHRHLLVHTGEKPYECVVCSRKFRQSNQLKSHMQIHTGVKLYACGRCGVGFSDSRQLKKHRCGDEFTGCESGSKRRKQKNGFPWTEGLAHQ, encoded by the exons ATGGAGCGGACTCAAACGTTCGCGTGTCAGACGGAGCTCATCATGGCGGCGGCGGTGGAGGCGGCCGTGTGCGAGCTGCACCGGGAGGCGGCGGACGGCCCGCAGCGACGG GTTCAGCTGACTGCCGTCCTCCATGTGATGACCAGAGAGGCTGTTCGTAAAATCTGCAGAGTTTTCAGAGAGCTGTATATGAGTTTAGCGACGGAGAATGAAGCTCTGAAGGCCAAAGTTGGACATCTGGAGAGTGAACTGAGGTCAAAGGTTGAGAAGACGAAGACGGTTTATAAGATAAAACCATCAG GTGGACCCGCCTTGTCACTGGACATCAACCAACCAGCTGCTAACCCTGCGGCCCTCGCCATGGCCATCCTCAACTCAGCCAAATCGAGACGCAGAGCCAACAGCAACCCTCAGGTGCCTTTGGTCATCATCAGCCAGCCGCTCCCCGGACCAATCACAGGCCAGATGAGCCCCACCCCTCCGGTACTGCCGGAGAAACCAGATCAAACCACAGCTCACGCTCCGGCTGATCTTCAGACAGAAGTGGTGTTAGAAATAAACCAGATTTCCACAGATCCTGATGAATCACCTGGggaagtgacatcacttcctgtggaTAATTATCAGCCAACCAATGAGTTCACAGGTGTTCCAGTGACAGTCAGGGAAGACACGCCCACACCTGAAGAGGAccaggctgttgttgtt gaaacagaaataaagatgGAAACTGTTGAAGGGACCCTCGTTGACAGTCAAACAG CTCTGagtgaagaggagcagagggagctggagaggaagaggaggagggagctgtACAAAGAGAAGAGGTTCTTCTGTGAGCTCTGTAACAAAGGTTTCCATCAGAAACACCAGCTGAGGAAACACGTGTCCTGTCACCTCAAACCTTTCCCCTGCAGCTCCTGTGACAAAGGTTTCTACAAGGCCAAGAGTCTGCAGAAGCACCTTCTGAGCCACCAGCTGAGGGAGGCTCAGGAGAGCGACCCCGACAAGCTGCTGCGCTGCGACCAGTGCGACAGGAAGTTCAGGCTGCTGCGGCAGCTCCGAGTGCACCAGGCGTCTCACCGGCTGGAGAAAATGCCGCTGCAGTGCCACGTCTGCGACCGCACCTTCACCTCGGCCGGCGCGCTTCGCTACCACGAGGTGTCGCACGCTCAGGTGAAGCCCTTCATGTGCGACGTCTGCGGCAAAGGCTTCACCAGGAAGAAGAGCCTCCGAGAGCACCAGACCGTCCACACCGGCGCCCGGCCGTACGCCTGCCCTGCCTGCGGGAAGAGCTTCTCCACCGCCAGCAACTTGCGTGTCCACAAGAGGTCGCACTCCGAGGAGCGGCCCTACAAGTGCTGCGAGTGCGACAAGGCCTTCAAGTGTAAGATGGGGCTGCTGCAGCACCGAGTGGTCCACTCCGGAGAGAAACCCTTCATCTGTCAGACCTGCGGACTCAGCTTCGGCCTCAAGTACAACTTCCAGAGACACATGCGCCTCCACAACGGGGAGAAGCCCTTCAG GTGTGATAAATGTGGCGAGGGCTTCACGGGGACCTGGGCTCTGAAGACCCACATGCTGGTCCACGGCGTGGAGAAGCCCTTCATGTGCGACCTCTGTGGAAAGACGTTTTTCTACAACTGCCAGCTGCAGAAGCACCAGCAGCTGGTCCACAACAACAAGGACCGGCAGAGGGGGGCGTTGGCGGGGCGACGGCGGCCGACCGGAGCCAAACCCTTCAGCTGTAAGATCTGTCTGAAGAGCTTCAGCAGCAACACCACGCTGAGGACGCACGAGAAGAGCCACGCCGAGAACAAGGAGTTCACCTGCGACACCTGCGGGAAGTCCTTCCACCTGCGCCACCTGTACCTGTACCACATGAGGCAGCACAGCGGCGACCGGCCCTACGTCTGCAGCGTCTGCCAGAAAGGCTTCCTGCTGATGTCGCAGCTGAAGCAGCACGAGCTCCTGCACACCGGAGTCAAACCGCACAAGTGTGAAGAGTGCGGCAAAGAGTTCAGGACGCCGCAGAACTACCACCGCCACCTGCTGGTCCACACCGGAGAGAAACCCTACGAGTGCGTGGTGTGCAGCAGGAAGTTCCGGCAGTCCAACCAGCTCAAGTCTCACATGCAGAtccacaccggggtgaagctgTACGCCTGCGGGCGCTGCGGCGTCGGCTTCTCCGACTCCAGGCAGCTGAAGAAACACCGATGTGGAGACGAGTTCACTGGCTGTGAGTCCGGCAGCAAACGAAGGAAGCAGAAGAACGGCTTCCCCTGGACCGAAGGCCTCGCACACCAATAA
- the rnf168 gene encoding LOW QUALITY PROTEIN: E3 ubiquitin-protein ligase rnf168 (The sequence of the model RefSeq protein was modified relative to this genomic sequence to represent the inferred CDS: inserted 1 base in 1 codon): MAPVSDVEVEVSDRGGRRRRRGGALSLDDCRCPVCLEIFMEPVTLPCTHTFCKACFLESVDKATLCCPLCRKRVSSWARLNSRNNSLVDQQLWDQIQTCFPLQCQRRLNGQDAAEDEPGVSVCFRRVSQPGEVKQEYEDQVTKLTEEKRVLDEEERRASEEYIQRLLAEEEELLQEETRRRQDDERLARLLSSQLNSAPVSQEIVVPAKKKKVSGGLMEKFLCPLQSTGGSRDVGFMSNKENILLSQVKLQVDXPPKLEYYGQTDKLHPPSASVKVQVHPPTHRSHMIGDGSDPPSASVEVQVHPPTHRSHMTGDGSAKRKSSELETSEEEEETVTKRGCHSIPSSSSSSSSCLEVGGAALLGMAELEAELLSRQRQEEEDRRLALLLQKELDQEEKQRATDRRRGSSDPYLLRQNSRREVEAGSSDTPTRPSRRMPKTSTPSSVKASSSASSVKTKETSSSSVKTSSSTSSSPCNRSRKQATLTEMFSSLSG; this comes from the exons atggcgCCAGTGTCagatgtggaggtggaggtgtcggacagaggagggaggaggaggagaagaggaggagctctgTCTCTGGACGACTGTCGCTGTCCGGTGTGTCTGGAGATCTTCATGGAGCCAGTGACTctgccatgcacacacaccttctgcaag GCGTGCTTCCTGGAGTCGGTGGATAAAGCCACGCTGTGCTGTCCGCTGTGCAGGAAGAGAGTTTCGTCGTGGGCTCGTCTGAACAGCAGGAACAACTCTCTGGTGGACCAGCAGCTCTGGGATCAGATCCAGACCTGCTTCCCTCTGCAGTGTCAGCGCCGCCTCAACGGGCAGGACGCCGCCGAGGACGAGCCGGGAG tctcgGTGTGTTTCCGCAGAGTGAGTCAGCCTGGAGAGGTGAAGCAGGAATATGAGGACCAGGTCACCAAA ctGACGGAGGAGAAGCGAGTTctggacgaggaggagaggagggccAGTGAGGAGTACATCCAGAGACTGctggctgaggaggaggagctgctgcaggaagaGACGAGGAGGCGCCAAGACGATGAGAGACTGGCCAGACTGCTCAGCAGCCAGCTG AACTCGGCTCCCGTCTCTCAGGAGATCGTTGTCCcagccaagaagaagaaggtcaGCGGGGGACTGATGGAGAA GTTTCTGTGTCCTCTTCAATCCACCGGCGGCTCCAGAGACGTGGGCTTCATGTCCAACAAG gagaacatcctcctctctcaggtGAAGCTGCAGGTAG CGCCCCCCAAACTGGAATACtacggacagacggacaaatTGCATCCTCCATCAGCCTCAGTGAAGGTCCAGGTTCACCCCCCGACCCACCGGAGCCACATGATTGGAGACGGATCGGATCCTCCGTCAGCTTCAGTGGAGGTCCAGGTTCACCCCCCGACTCACCGGAGTCACATGACTGGAGACGGATCGGCCAAGAGGAAGAGCTCGGAGCTGGAGAcgtcagaggaagaggaggagacggtcACCAAACGGGGCTGTCACTCcattccttcctcctcttcctcttcctcctcctgtctggaGGTCGGGGGGGCGGCCTTGTTGGGGATGGCTGAATTGGAGGCGGAGCTTCTGAGCAGACAgcggcaggaggaggaggaccggcGGCTAGCTTTGCTCCTGCAGAAGGAGCTGGaccaggaggagaagcagagagcCACCGACAGACGCAGAGGATCCTCTGACCCGTACCTCCTCCGCCAGAACAGCAGACGGGAGGTGGAGGCTGGCAGCTCCGACACACCCACCAGACCCTCCAGAAGGATGCCAAAgacctccaccccctcctctgTAAAGGcgtcctcctctgcttcctctgtaaagacaaaagagacctcctcctcctctgtaaaGACCtcgtcctccacctcctccagtcCCTGTAACAGAAGCAGGAAACAGGCCACTCTGACCGAGATGTTCTCCAGCCTGAGCGGCTGA
- the LOC129089175 gene encoding LOW QUALITY PROTEIN: transmembrane 4 L6 family member 5 (The sequence of the model RefSeq protein was modified relative to this genomic sequence to represent the inferred CDS: inserted 1 base in 1 codon): MCVSRCLHCVAVSLVAMAIVCMLSNILLLLPELKIHFLLEGHVTREATWATGLWGSGLLVLFGARAFVRSSKTRGCCAFRRRMLCQVVYSCVCLLAAGFCCLVSATGLSQGPLCLYNTTSTPTWGXPLQPQPDSHASYLYNRTLWSGVCLEPRGVVLWNLVLFSVMGGASGLQTVLCGANILNTLLGLILGQGLCHNKVSPVSV; encoded by the exons atgtgtgtgtccaggtgtcTGCACTGTGTCGCCGTCTCTCTGGTTGCCATGGCGATCGTCTGCATGCTGTCCAacatcctgctgctgcttcctgaACTAAAGATCCACTTCCTGTTGGAGGGTCATGTGACCCGAGAGGCCACCTGGGCCACGGGCTTGTGGGGATCCGGcctcctg GTTCTGTTTGGAGCTCGAGCGTTTGTGCGGAGCAGCAAAACCAGAGGCTGCTGTGCTTTCAGACGTCGG aTGTTGTGTCAGGTGGTCtactcctgtgtgtgtctgctggctGCTGGGTTTTGCTGTCTGGTCAGTGCCACTGGTCTCTCTCAGGGTCCCCTTTGTCTGTACAACACCACCTCCACTCCGACCTGGG TCCCACTGCAACCACAGccagacag TCATGCAAGCTATCTGTACAACAGGACTCTGTGGTCTGGAGTTTGTCTGGAGCCCAGAGGAGTGGTTCTGTGGAATCTGGTTCTGTTCAGTGTGATGGGGGGGGCCAGCGGACTGCAGACGGTCCTCTGTGGAGCCAACATCCTCAACACTCTGCTGGGACTCATCCTGGGACAGGGTCTCTgccacaacaag gtgaGCCCAGTTTCAGTTTGA